The region GGTTACATTTTTTTAAAAAAATGCTTGACAAAATTTATTAATATGCTATTATATAATCATAAAGGATTAGGAATTAAATTCCCCTTTCAATTGTAGATAGGAATCAGAAAGAAGAGATATTGCTATATCTTATTGAAAATCAAATGCTTGTGCTAAATTTCGCCTTTAAATAGAGGGGAAGTTCCATTACAATTTCCAATGCTATTTAACCATTCCTTCTAATGGCTAAATAGTTATGAAAGGAATATAATGTGGTCTAAGATAAAACGATTCTTTTTTACAGGAAGTATTAAAGATAAGTTATCCGAGTTATCGAATGACATAAATTATAAGATTGGAAACTCTAAACACGAGATAATAGAAGAAGTAGGGGAGATAAAGAAAGCTCTTCGTAAACAGGGGCTTTTTGTAGAGATGTTCAAAGAAGAGATTCTTGAACGGCTATCAGAAAAGGAATTTACCGAAAGAAAAGAGGATATCGAAAGGTTTATTGATTTATCCGATGCCTTTTTCCATCTACAGGCAACTCTAACAGACAATCTTCCTTTGCAACAAACCTGGCTTGAAGTTATGGCTATTGTTCGGCAAAAGATAGACTCTTTGCTTGAAACGGTTGGGCTGTCAATTGTATGTCAGACAGAGGTAGAATTTAACCCTTCCCTTCATAACGCTGTAGAGAGACTCTCTCAAGATACTTCTCCTCTGCTGGTAGAAAGGGTTATTCAACCGGGCTATTTCTATAAACAGAAACTGATCCGACCAGCAAAGGTTGTGGTTAGATAATTTGTAAGTATTCAGAGTGTAATATAAGGAAAGAGGTTATTTTTCCTATTTACACTACCTGAACGATTACAAAAAAACAAGGAGGGATATTTTATGAAAGAACCAATGTGTGGGATAGATCTGGGGACTACAAATTCTTGCATTGCTTATCTTAAAGACGGGAAATCTGTTCCCATAGAGATTGAAGATGGTCTGGCAATTGTTCCATCAGTAGTCAGTCTTGATGAAGCAACAGGCCATATATTCGTTGGAAAACAAGCCAAAAATAGACTTATGGCATTTCCGGGAGCTACAGTCAGGTCAATAAAGCGTCAGATGGGAAAGGAGATAAAGGTATCCATTGGCGCAAAATCCTTTTCCCCTGAAGAAATATCTTCTTTTATCCTTAAATACTTAGTTGATAAGGCATCTGCTAAACTTGGCCAGGATATTAAAAAGGTAGTAATTACGGTGCCGGCATATTTTAATGATGCCCAGCGTCGTGCAACTATATCTGCTGGAGAATTAGCAGGGCTTGAGGT is a window of bacterium DNA encoding:
- the grpE gene encoding nucleotide exchange factor GrpE, which encodes MWSKIKRFFFTGSIKDKLSELSNDINYKIGNSKHEIIEEVGEIKKALRKQGLFVEMFKEEILERLSEKEFTERKEDIERFIDLSDAFFHLQATLTDNLPLQQTWLEVMAIVRQKIDSLLETVGLSIVCQTEVEFNPSLHNAVERLSQDTSPLLVERVIQPGYFYKQKLIRPAKVVVR